One window of Thermacetogenium phaeum DSM 12270 genomic DNA carries:
- a CDS encoding 2,3-butanediol dehydrogenase, giving the protein MKAAVWYGKKDVRVVDVPEPPAPKPGWVKVEVEWCGICGSDLHEYIAGPIFIPVDKPHPLTGGTAPVILGHEFSGTVVEVGEGVKNVKVGDRVAPDACQVCWECYSCKRYDYPCCEKLAFTGLHTDGAFARYVNVPAYTIYKIPDTMTFEQAALVEPISVGMHAVRRAPVIAGNNVVVIGAGTIGLSALQCARVAGAAQVIVIEVAKARKEYAKKLGATAVLDPTQCDVVAEVFKLTDGIGADVSIECVGSDKTTPLSLAVLRPRGISVQAGVFERESSINFNGIVFPEKEIKGSLAYNGEFAPVIKMIDDGRLNADMMITGRIKLDEIIEKGFEELINNKDENIKIIVSPK; this is encoded by the coding sequence ATGAAAGCTGCTGTATGGTACGGAAAAAAAGATGTCAGAGTGGTGGATGTTCCGGAACCGCCGGCACCAAAGCCCGGTTGGGTCAAGGTTGAGGTGGAATGGTGTGGCATTTGTGGATCAGATCTACACGAATACATTGCTGGTCCCATCTTTATTCCCGTTGACAAGCCTCATCCCTTAACAGGTGGTACTGCTCCCGTAATCTTGGGCCATGAGTTCTCCGGTACAGTTGTGGAAGTCGGCGAAGGGGTTAAGAATGTCAAGGTTGGGGACAGGGTAGCTCCCGATGCCTGCCAGGTATGCTGGGAGTGCTACTCTTGCAAGAGATATGATTATCCGTGCTGTGAGAAGCTGGCATTCACCGGTCTGCACACCGACGGTGCTTTTGCACGTTATGTCAATGTTCCCGCATATACCATTTACAAAATTCCCGACACCATGACCTTTGAACAGGCAGCACTGGTAGAGCCCATCTCCGTTGGTATGCATGCCGTTCGCCGGGCCCCGGTTATTGCCGGTAATAACGTAGTAGTTATCGGAGCCGGTACTATCGGACTGTCCGCCCTGCAGTGCGCCAGGGTTGCCGGAGCGGCCCAGGTAATTGTGATTGAGGTGGCCAAAGCCCGCAAGGAATATGCCAAGAAACTCGGTGCTACTGCTGTTCTTGATCCCACTCAGTGTGACGTTGTGGCGGAAGTCTTTAAGCTTACGGACGGCATCGGTGCCGATGTGAGCATCGAGTGTGTCGGTAGTGATAAGACCACTCCGCTTTCGCTTGCAGTCCTCCGTCCGCGCGGTATTTCTGTTCAGGCTGGAGTGTTCGAGCGCGAGAGCAGCATAAACTTCAACGGAATCGTTTTCCCTGAAAAAGAGATCAAGGGTTCACTGGCATACAACGGGGAGTTTGCCCCTGTGATCAAGATGATTGATGACGGCCGCCTCAATGCAGACATGATGATCACCGGCAGGATCAAGCTGGATGAAATTATCGAAAAGGGGTTCGAGGAATTAATCAACAACAAGGACGAGAATATCAAGATTATCGTATCTCCCAAATAA
- a CDS encoding IS256 family transposase yields MAHYQVTVDCDLLQGLFIRDDGLARLVENIVNQILDAQATEQLRAKPYERTEERQGYRNGYRDKLLKSRVGELTLMVPRLRSGHFSTELFERYQRSEQALLLAMVEMVVNGVSTRKVRAVVDELCGTEFSKSTVSSLCKRLDDIVKEWNERDLSSQEYPFLLVDAIVIRVRKGGRVRLSSVLLATGINREGYREILGLMLGDSESEAAWSEFFGRLKERGLKGVDLVVSDDHKGLINAIETHFQGATWQRCQTHFIRNILDACPKSLQGDLHGRLRLIFDAPDMETARRLLNETIEAFGARAPKAVERLEAGFEDAMAVMALPGRYRKRLRTTNGVERLNQEIRRRERVIRIFPNEESAVRLIGAVLVEIDEVWTTGKRYFDMAEYWEWKANTEKQQKEVNNADTQVNVA; encoded by the coding sequence ATGGCTCACTACCAGGTTACCGTAGACTGTGATCTCTTGCAAGGATTATTTATTCGGGATGATGGATTGGCTCGGTTGGTGGAGAACATCGTGAATCAGATACTCGATGCTCAGGCTACCGAACAACTCAGGGCCAAGCCATACGAACGTACCGAAGAGCGGCAGGGGTACCGCAACGGGTATCGGGATAAGCTGCTCAAGTCTCGCGTAGGAGAACTTACGCTTATGGTTCCCCGTCTCCGGAGCGGGCACTTCTCCACGGAGCTTTTCGAGCGGTACCAGCGGAGCGAGCAGGCGCTCTTGCTGGCCATGGTCGAGATGGTCGTGAACGGCGTATCCACCAGGAAGGTAAGGGCGGTTGTTGATGAACTATGCGGCACGGAGTTCTCCAAATCCACCGTATCCAGCCTGTGCAAAAGACTGGACGACATCGTAAAGGAGTGGAACGAGCGAGATTTGAGCAGCCAGGAATACCCATTTCTCCTGGTAGATGCCATTGTCATCCGGGTGCGTAAAGGCGGCCGGGTACGGCTTTCAAGCGTACTTCTCGCTACAGGGATCAACCGGGAGGGATACCGGGAGATTTTAGGGCTTATGCTCGGGGATAGCGAATCAGAGGCTGCTTGGTCGGAGTTCTTCGGCCGGCTCAAGGAGCGCGGTCTCAAGGGAGTGGACTTGGTTGTTTCGGATGATCACAAGGGCTTGATCAATGCGATAGAAACCCACTTCCAAGGAGCGACATGGCAGCGGTGCCAGACCCACTTTATCCGGAACATCCTGGACGCCTGTCCTAAGAGCCTCCAGGGCGACCTGCACGGGCGACTGCGGTTGATCTTCGACGCGCCGGATATGGAGACGGCCAGGCGGTTGCTGAACGAAACGATAGAGGCCTTTGGCGCCCGGGCGCCAAAGGCGGTAGAGCGACTTGAAGCTGGTTTCGAGGACGCAATGGCGGTGATGGCACTACCAGGGCGCTACCGGAAGCGGCTGCGCACCACCAATGGAGTCGAGCGGCTCAACCAGGAGATCCGCCGGCGGGAGCGGGTGATCCGAATCTTCCCTAACGAGGAGTCGGCTGTGAGACTGATCGGAGCAGTGCTTGTAGAGATCGACGAGGTGTGGACCACAGGAAAGCGCTACTTTGATATGGCAGAGTATTGGGAGTGGAAGGCTAACACAGAAAAACAGCAGAAGGAGGTGAATAATGCCGATACCCAGGTAAATGTAGCTTAA
- a CDS encoding Lin0512 family protein has translation MRDSVARKRFIVEIGTGADLHGGDVSKAAQRAIRDAVSRSCLCGLFDIIGITDPNEMYIEVKVACPNPERINREEVLKAVPFGSTCLEVVPGGLAVRGLELLELGEGDTIVVAVAALTVYVDVKD, from the coding sequence GTGAGGGATTCCGTGGCCCGCAAGCGTTTTATTGTTGAAATCGGGACAGGAGCCGACCTGCACGGCGGTGACGTTTCAAAAGCCGCCCAGAGGGCGATCAGAGATGCCGTATCACGAAGCTGCCTGTGCGGGCTGTTTGACATCATTGGAATAACAGATCCCAATGAGATGTATATTGAGGTCAAGGTGGCCTGCCCTAACCCGGAAAGGATCAACAGGGAGGAAGTGTTGAAGGCGGTGCCCTTCGGTTCCACCTGTCTGGAGGTGGTGCCGGGTGGTCTGGCAGTACGGGGGCTGGAGCTTCTCGAACTGGGAGAAGGTGACACCATCGTTGTGGCGGTGGCAGCACTCACCGTTTATGTTGACGTTAAGGACTGA
- a CDS encoding IS110 family RNA-guided transposase, whose protein sequence is MKLFVGIDVSMKDFKARMFDAEGEEIAKRMRYKNDDPGAESFVKYLVEICGANEVDSLRIGMESTSVYGWHLQMRLAGEPLLASFHPQVYVFNPKVIANFRKQYVDIPKDDWFDCLVIADRLRFGRLPESCQVDFRYLPLQRLTRFRYHLIQTITREKNYFLTNLFLKFNTICQDKVLSDIFGATSEAILTEFLSPEEIAARPLDELIDFLMEKGKSHFSNPEATAKALKHAAACAYRLHGSLLEPVNLILATSLQTIRTLEQQVKSIDKAIEKELSHFPNTLQSMPGMGPVCTAGIIAEIGDIHRFDNEKAVAKFAGLTWRKHQSGEFEADDTPLTKTGNVYLRYYFVMAADSVRKWDPRFAEFYARKFKESSTHHHRRALVLTARKLVRVVDALLRSNQLYVPQGQRKVVKV, encoded by the coding sequence ATGAAACTGTTTGTCGGTATCGATGTCAGCATGAAAGATTTCAAGGCCCGGATGTTCGACGCAGAGGGCGAGGAGATCGCCAAGCGTATGCGTTACAAGAACGACGATCCGGGAGCCGAGTCCTTTGTTAAGTACCTGGTGGAGATCTGCGGCGCCAACGAAGTTGATTCCCTGCGGATCGGCATGGAGTCCACCTCTGTCTATGGCTGGCACCTGCAGATGCGCCTGGCCGGTGAGCCTTTGCTGGCTTCCTTCCACCCCCAGGTGTACGTCTTCAATCCCAAGGTGATCGCCAACTTCAGAAAACAGTACGTCGATATTCCAAAGGATGACTGGTTCGACTGCCTGGTGATCGCCGACCGGCTAAGGTTCGGGCGGCTGCCCGAGAGCTGCCAGGTGGACTTCCGCTACCTGCCCCTCCAGCGGCTGACCAGGTTCCGTTACCACCTGATCCAGACCATCACCCGGGAGAAGAACTACTTCCTGACCAACCTGTTCCTGAAGTTCAATACCATCTGCCAGGACAAGGTGCTGAGCGACATCTTCGGGGCCACCTCGGAGGCGATCCTGACCGAGTTCCTTTCTCCGGAAGAGATTGCGGCACGACCGCTTGATGAGTTGATTGACTTCCTGATGGAGAAGGGGAAGAGTCATTTCTCCAACCCCGAAGCTACGGCCAAGGCCTTAAAGCATGCCGCAGCCTGCGCTTACAGGCTGCACGGAAGCCTCCTGGAGCCGGTGAACCTGATCCTGGCCACCAGTTTGCAGACCATCCGCACCCTGGAACAGCAGGTCAAGAGTATTGACAAGGCGATTGAGAAAGAACTGTCACACTTTCCGAACACTCTGCAGTCGATGCCGGGCATGGGGCCTGTCTGTACCGCCGGAATAATCGCCGAGATCGGCGACATCCACCGGTTCGACAACGAGAAGGCAGTCGCCAAGTTTGCCGGCCTCACCTGGCGGAAACACCAGTCAGGCGAGTTTGAAGCCGATGACACACCGCTTACGAAAACCGGCAACGTGTACCTGCGCTATTACTTTGTAATGGCCGCCGACAGCGTGCGTAAATGGGACCCCAGGTTTGCCGAGTTCTATGCCCGTAAGTTTAAAGAGAGTTCCACTCACCACCATCGCCGTGCTTTGGTTCTTACCGCACGTAAACTCGTGCGGGTGGTTGATGCTCTGCTACGCAGCAACCAACTATACGTGCCCCAGGGGCAGAGAAAGGTGGTTAAGGTTTAG
- the glmS gene encoding glutamine--fructose-6-phosphate transaminase (isomerizing) translates to MCGIMGYLGDRDAVSVLMKGLKTLEYRGYDSVGVAFLNDGSLKVCKKAGRIAVLEEELSSRKYRAGIGIGHTRWATHGAPTDANAHPHYDCTGKFAVVHNGIIENFHELQEQLKERGHRFNSDTDTEVIAHLVEEKYCGDLSAALRLALEEVRGSYAVVLISEHHPDLLVAARRNNPLIVGIGDGEYFLASDIPALLPYTRNVYFLDQGEMAELTPDGVRILDGAGNPVSKEVFHVGWDARAAECEGYPHFMLKEIHEQPRALRDTMGSRITAAGDVVFEELKMTPEELRGFRKVVIVACGTAYHAGLVGRYILEKLARIPVEVDLASEFRYRDPLLEPGTLAIVISQSGETADTLAALREAKERGCRVLAVTNVVGSSITREADEVIYTWAGPEIAVASTKAYTTQVLVMYLLGLLFARAQGLMSIEEAAEITTTLQEIPAKVEEILEQKDLIRGLAERYSDREDAFFLGRGLDYAVAMEGALKLKEISYIHAEAYAAGELKHGTLALIVEGVPVIALATQDDLLEKLLSNVKEVKARHGTVIAVCLGENEDVAGSVDHVIALPEAPSIVAPLLAVVPLQLFAYYTAVARGCDVDKPRNLAKSVTVE, encoded by the coding sequence ATGTGCGGTATTATGGGATACCTTGGTGATCGCGACGCGGTTTCAGTCTTAATGAAGGGTTTGAAAACCCTGGAGTACCGGGGTTATGACTCAGTGGGAGTGGCCTTTTTGAACGACGGCTCCCTTAAGGTGTGCAAAAAAGCTGGGAGGATCGCCGTTTTAGAGGAAGAGCTCAGTTCCCGGAAATATCGCGCCGGGATCGGGATCGGGCATACCCGCTGGGCAACCCACGGTGCTCCTACAGATGCCAACGCCCATCCTCACTACGACTGCACCGGGAAGTTCGCGGTGGTGCACAACGGGATCATTGAGAATTTTCATGAACTTCAGGAGCAGCTGAAAGAGAGGGGGCATCGTTTCAACTCCGATACGGACACGGAGGTCATTGCCCATCTGGTAGAGGAAAAGTACTGTGGCGACCTCTCCGCTGCCCTCCGGCTGGCCCTGGAGGAGGTGCGGGGATCTTATGCCGTCGTGCTGATCAGCGAACATCACCCCGACCTGCTGGTGGCGGCGAGGAGAAACAATCCTTTGATAGTCGGGATCGGAGATGGGGAATACTTCCTGGCCTCCGATATCCCGGCTCTTCTGCCTTACACCAGGAACGTCTATTTTTTGGATCAGGGGGAGATGGCTGAGCTCACGCCTGACGGCGTGCGGATCTTGGACGGCGCCGGAAACCCCGTCTCCAAAGAGGTTTTTCATGTAGGCTGGGATGCCCGTGCCGCTGAATGCGAGGGCTATCCCCACTTCATGCTCAAGGAGATTCACGAGCAGCCGCGGGCGCTGCGTGACACCATGGGGAGCCGGATCACCGCCGCAGGGGATGTCGTTTTCGAGGAGCTGAAGATGACCCCGGAGGAGCTGCGCGGCTTTCGCAAGGTGGTTATCGTGGCCTGCGGAACCGCCTACCATGCCGGGCTGGTCGGTAGGTACATCCTGGAGAAGTTGGCCCGGATTCCGGTGGAGGTCGACCTGGCTTCGGAGTTCCGCTACCGTGACCCTCTGCTCGAACCAGGAACCCTGGCGATCGTCATCAGCCAGTCCGGGGAAACGGCGGATACTCTGGCCGCTCTGCGGGAGGCCAAGGAGCGGGGTTGCCGGGTGTTGGCCGTGACCAATGTGGTGGGGAGCAGCATCACCCGGGAGGCCGACGAGGTTATTTACACGTGGGCGGGGCCGGAGATCGCCGTTGCTTCTACCAAGGCCTATACCACCCAGGTGCTGGTCATGTATCTGCTGGGGCTGCTCTTTGCCAGGGCGCAAGGGCTCATGAGTATAGAGGAGGCTGCTGAGATCACCACCACCCTACAGGAGATTCCCGCCAAAGTGGAGGAGATCCTGGAACAAAAAGATCTCATCAGGGGCCTGGCAGAGCGGTACAGCGACCGTGAGGATGCCTTCTTCCTGGGACGAGGGCTGGATTACGCCGTGGCCATGGAGGGCGCCCTCAAGCTCAAGGAGATCTCCTACATCCACGCAGAAGCCTATGCCGCCGGGGAGCTGAAGCACGGCACCCTTGCCCTGATCGTCGAAGGCGTGCCGGTCATCGCCCTGGCCACTCAGGACGATCTCCTGGAGAAGCTCCTCAGCAATGTAAAGGAGGTTAAGGCGCGGCACGGCACGGTTATCGCCGTTTGCCTGGGAGAAAACGAGGATGTCGCCGGGAGTGTCGACCACGTGATCGCCCTACCCGAGGCACCCTCAATTGTGGCTCCGCTCCTGGCTGTTGTGCCCCTGCAGCTCTTCGCCTACTACACGGCCGTTGCCCGGGGCTGTGATGTCGACAAACCCCGCAACTTGGCCAAAAGCGTGACGGTGGAGTAG